AATTTTAAGCCAACAACATTGGTCAAACCTACACTTGTCAAGCATAGAAATCCAAAAATTACAATTGGAATATAAGTTTTCAATAATTCATTTTCATTTCTCATTCAAATACTCCTTTTCACATTATTTATAATATTTACTTTGCCATATTTTACAATCCCGACTAATAATATATATATATAATTATACCATAATTTCCATAAATTAAGTATAATTAAAATTCTTTTTAAATGAGCAATAACCTCAAAGTGAAGGTAGCTCAATTGAGTTACCTTCGCATTGGTGCTATTGCGTGTTCTTTAATCTTTGTAAATATAATATATATTTACGTTCTTATATAGAATTTAATGTATAATCATATAAATATTTCATTAATAATCACTCCCTCAAATTTGTTTCAAAACAAAAAAATCTTCTTACCCAATTCTATATTCTGTGATAAAAAATTGATTTTTGTCTGTAAATTTACTATACTACTTATATTATTGTTTAATTTATTTTAAATAATATTTAATTAAAGAGGGGGTACAAAAGATGAGTAATTTTGATGAATATATCATAATTGATAAGAAAGAATTAAAAAAATGGAGAATCATTGGTGTAATTGTATACATGATTTGGTTTTTCTTTGGTGGAGAAATAATAGAAAGTATAGGTTTTTCTATTGAAGGGATTGGTTTTATAATATATGTTATTTCATATTACATTCCTTATTTCTTTTTAGAACGTATATTATATAGACCAACCTTCTTTGAAAAAATTTATGGTGTAAAATGGAGTAAAGAATCAGAGGCTCGTATTCATAGCAAATAGATATTCTTGATTTAGAAAAAGTTGATGATATAAAAAAATACTTATAGGAAAACAAGTGAAACAGATCCGATGAGATTCTTATCTGTTTCACTTGTTTTTTTGTAGGTAACTTAAAATTAAAACATTAAAAATTTTAGGTTACATTGCTTTCTTATTCTACTAATTATTTCTTTAGCTTTATTTGTTTGACCTTTTATTTTTTGAATTATAACATCGCTCTCACCATCATCAATGGTTTTCTTAATAGTGCATTAGTTTATAGAGGCTATTATCTGTCTTTTTCAATGTATCATTTAACTATGGTCTTATGCTACACGAGTAGTACACATAACACGGATAACCATGTGCTACTATTAGGGAACGAGCCAACCCTTATCTATTGATCCAGTTAATCTAACTTCATATACAATATTATAATCACAAAGAGCAAATGCATCTTTTCGGATTTTTTTCAAATACTTATCTTAGTCTCTCACCTTTGGTATCTGTAAAATAAAAGTAGTACCTTTACCTATTTCACTTCTTACATCAATTTTTCCTTTGTGTTTATTAACTATAATATCATAGGCAATACTTAACCCTAGGCCTGTACCCTCGCCTACTTTCTTTGTAGTATAAAAAGGATCAAATATTTTCAATAAACTTTCCTCAGGTATACCGATGCCACTATCTTCTACCTCAAGAACTACGGAATCATCATTTTCATAAGTGGCAATTCTTATAGTACCATGCTTACCTGTACTATTTATTGCATGCACCGCATTAATTATGATGTTTAATATAACTTGATTAATTTCACCACCTAAGGCTTTGATAACTGGTAAATCTGACAGCTGTAATACCAATTTCACAGTATATTTTATACTGTTATTAGCAATTAACAAAGTGCTTTCAACTCCTTGATTTAGCTCATAGTCAACAAAATCTTGTGCAAAATCAATTCTTGAAAAATCCTTAAGCCCCTGTACAATTTTCACAATGCGATGTAATCCCTCAGTAGACTCATCCATTAGTTCTTTAATATCTTTATTGATATATTCAAATTTATTTTGTTTTTCAAATGAATTAATTTTAGTAATCATATTGGCATATTCCTCTGTAGGGTTATAAATCGGAATATTAGTCATTTCCTTATAAAGGGATAAAGCCATCAAATATTTGTTAATATACTTATTTAGTGTATTAATATTGCTATTAATATATCCTAAAGGGTTATTTATTTCATGTGCTATTCCCGCTGCAAGTTGACCTATGCTAGCCATTTTTTCCCTTTGGAGTAATTCCACTTGAGTTCTCCTAAGTTCAGCTATCATTTCAGACAGCTCTTTTGAACTCAATTCTAATGAGCGCTCCACCATTAATTTGTCGTCATCATTTTGTTTGTAGGCCTCATCAATTGCAGTTATAAAATCCTTTAAATTATCTGGTATTTCAGTTAGTCCTAAATGTTTTTTAAATTGCCTCTTAAGTAGCTTATGAAGTTCAACCATTGCTATACCTCCGTTATTGTAGTAATTGTCATGGTTTGATTATGAAATTCGCAACCTTTACCCAATTTATACACATTTTCCCCATCTTTGTGAAAAATTTGGGTATAGGGTGATATCTCACCATAAGAATAAAAACCCGTAAACATACAATCTTCACCTAAAATATCCCTTACAACTTCTATTTCTTCTTCGATTCTTTGCTTAAGCACCATTTTCCTGCCAACACAACTAATTAAAATTGCAAGTTGTGGTGAATCCTCCATAGAATGCCTACTTAGCTCAGCAGCTTCCATAGCTCCATTTACTAGCCTGTCGAAATTAGCCTTCATAAGCTTAGCATAGTAGCCTTGAGGTACATCACCTACAAACATCAGACCATTATCCTCATATTTAGCTCCAAATGTACTACGAACTACTCCCTCATTACTATCCTTAGACCGGATACTGAGTGGAAATAACAATGCAGAGGCTGGGAGGTCCTTCGCATAATCACCTAAATAAGTCTTGTACAATTCCAGTGCTGATTTCCCATCCATTTCATACAGGATATTGTTTTTGGACTTAGTTATCAGCCTTTCTGGTCCAAAAGAATCCCATCCACCCATTGAGCCATAACCTATTCTAATATTATCCCCATAAAATCCAATCACTGATATCATATTCTCTTTTGCATAGCAATTTGCTATAACCTTAGTTTTTTCAAATAATATACCATCACCCGCAAGCCCTCCGGTTATGGATATATCACTTGGAAGCATCGCCTTCATCCCTTTAATAAATTCACTACCATTTATATTCAACCCTTCTGATATTACAAAAACATGAGTTAGCTTCTCTTTCTTCAATTTTTTTGCAAGCCTACATCCTACCTCATAACTATCCTCTACATTATTTAACATTTCTGTAGCGCATTCAATAGAAGTTGATTCAAAAGATATTGCTGTGGAAATGAGGGTGTCGTCAACAACCTCCGTATCATATATTTCCCCCGAAGTACTACATCCAATTAAATAAGCTAATGGATATCTTTGCTTTATGCTATCAATAAAATTATCATTACTAATTAATTCTCTGGATCCAAAAATCATTACAAGATGCGCCACTTTAAATTCATCATTCTTTTTATAAATTTGAAAATCATCAGGTGTTTTCCATTTTATTTGCTCTAGTTTCATTTTAGTCATCCTTTCTTAATAATTTAATCTTTGTTGGCAAAGCCTATACTCATTATGTTACATGCTTCTGGATAAAAATTTACTTCTCCATTAATGGTTAATAACATTTTTTCAATAATTGAATAAAATAACTTCATACCTACATTTTCAATATAATTATTATAAAAATCAAAACTTGTATGTGTTATTATTATCGCAAATTTGGGACTGCTCTTTATGGAAATTACAAGATTGTCTAATTTAAAGGAATTTATTAAAAAATTAATACTTTCTATAACTATGAATTTTATCAATTTATAATCTAAGATATAAGTAAAGTCTTCATTATCCACATTTATTAATGCATTTGCCAATACAAGCATATTTAAATCTACTTTAAATCTTTTGAGATTAAATCTCTCCTTGTCTACTAGTGATTTATTTAAATAATTAATATATAAATCTCCTATTAACTTATTATAATAGGTAATCTTTTCTATTTCATTATAGTTCTCCTTTAACTCTTCTAAATAGGTACTTTCTACCTTCATAATGAATTTGCTTACATTTTTAATATTGCTTACGGTCTGGGACATTTGATTTACTAAATTCTTGTTTAGTTCCAAGCTTTTCTCATACAGTTTATTTTTCATCTCTAATTTATCCTTTAATACTTTACTCTCTGTTATAATATTATAGTAACTTATTGCATCACGTAACGCAGGAAGTAATTCTGCATCATCATCCCACGGTTTGGTTACATATCTAAAAACACCAACGCTATTAACAGTTGCAAGAATTTGAGGAAGCTGTGTATACCCTGATAATACTATCCTTATAGTATTAGGTGATATTTCTTTAACTCTTTTCAATAGCTCAAGCCCACTCATGTTAGGCATTTTCATATCAGTAACTATTACACTAATAGCGTTTTCTTCAAAATACTTAAGAGCTATTTCTCCACTCATGGCGAGTAACGGTTCAATTTCTTCATCAATTATACTTCTCTTTATTGAGTTTAATATATGCAGTTCATCATCTACAAACAGTACTTTTGTTTTATTCATTTTCTACACCTCAAATGTTTTATTTTTAAAAAAATCATTTATATCACTTTCAGTTACCCCTAAATAATCAAAAGCCTCTTCTTTCACTTGAGTAACGAATTTAGTATTTAAATATTTCCAAGAATAATAATCAGCCAAGTGAACTAGACATACTATCTCTTTAAATTGCTTTGAGCTTTCTTCAGGGGTATGATGATTCAACGCCACTTCAACTATAGATGCAGGTAATTCCCAATAATTCAAAAGAATAGACCCTATTTCTTCATGATTAAAATCAAATGTACTTTTTTCAATTGCGGATAAAATAATTTCAGAGTTATCCTCTTTCATTGATATCACCTTATTGTATTGTCTATCAAATATTTTTAATAAAACTACCTTTCCTATATCGTGTAATAACCCAGCTGTAGCATAGATATCTGGTATTCTATTTTTATATATGTGTTCATACAACTTTATCGTTAGGATATTAGTTAAACTTGAATGTTTCCACAACAAATTTTCATAAAAACCATCTTTTAGGTCAAAAACTTGTGAGGTTATTATTATTGATTTTAAATTTACTAACCCCAGGTTAAGTACTGCCGCTTTTATTGAACCAGTTTTCACTCCATAAAAAGCAGAATTCACTACCCTAAGAATTTTAGAAGCTATAACCTGATCAGTATTAATTAATTTTATAATATCATCAACTTCAGAAGTTTCATCTTCTATCAAATTACTTATTTTGTTATACACTGAGGTTAAATCGGGTAATTTATTTGATGAGTTTATTATTTCCTTTAGATTAGCATTATTCAATTTATCATTTATTTTTATAATATCGTGTATAGTATCTTCGAGTTCATTTTCTTTCCATGGTTTATTAATAAATGCTTTTGCAAGATTTGAATTTATTAGTTTAAAAATCATTTTTTGATCCGCATACCCACTTAATACAACTTTTACAATATGAGGGTACAATCTTTTCACATTTTTTAAGAGCTCAGTTCCATCCATATTGGGCATCATCATGTCTGAAACTATTATATCAACCTTGTTATCCTTAAGGAAATCTAGAGCTTCTTCACCACTCTCAACAAAAAACGAATCAAAATCTGTGTCCATAAGCTCTCTTCTTATAGATTTTAATATGGATTTGTCATCATCAACAAATAATACTAAATATGGCATAGCGTCCTCCTTTTCTCTTAATTGGACAATTAAATTACTCATAATTTGCATGTTTTGTACTGATTTTATCATATAATGCAAATTTAGAGTAGTTTATATTGAGCAAATAAACAAAAAATCTTCTTACCCTAAGATAAGAAGAACGATGACCATCTATATTTTTCTTTACTTCATAAAATTATCGTTTGAACAAAATTAAGTTAGACAATAAAACGTTATTTAAATAGGGTATAAATAATAATATTCTCATGTCTTTATTTCGTAATAATCACTATAAAGGACACACCACTATCTTCATTCTGAGCTTTTATACTGCCATTGTACATGCCCACTATTCTTTTTACAATATCCAGACCCAAACCAAAGTTACCTTCATTGCCCTTGTTAAAAGCCCAAAATATATTCTCAAGCCTATCATCAGGAATTTTTTCACCATCATTATATATAGAAATGTACTGCTGTTTATCGTCTTCATATATATTTATCCTAATTAGGTTTTTTGCATACCTTAATCCATTTTCTATTATATTTTCAAAAACCACAGTCCATTGCTCTTCATCACCAGTTACTTTAATATTTTCAATCTCAATCTCAAATTTAATCCCTTTCTTGTTATAAGCAAAACTTTCAATAATTCCTTCGGCTAAATCCTTGATATTTATTTTCTTAAATTCATTCTTATACTTGGACATATACTTGATTTTGGTTAAATAAAGTAGACCGTTTACCCTCTTTTGCATTTTTTGTGTTTCAGAATCAATAACTTTCATGGTACTTTTCAGATCTCCCTTTGGGTAAATTCCGTCTTCTACGGCATGCGCATAGCTCCTTATTACCATTAAAGGTGTCTTTAACTCGTGGGATGTCTTCTGTAGCATCATCTGTTCATATTCATCCTGCTTAACGAGTTCTTTTCTCATATCCTCAATGGATTTCGAGAGTTCTCCAATTTCATCATTTCTGTCTATATCAATACTTTCATGCCACTGTCTTATACCTATTTTTTTTACCTTGCCTTGCAATTCCCTTAGAGGTAGCACCAGCTTTTGAGCCATATATTTTGCGCCTATAAGACATATGATTAATGCAATAATCATTACAGAGAATAGCCTACCTATTAAACTCGTATACAAAGAATTTCTGTAAGTATCCCACATATAGGATATTTCGAAATTCCCTTTTTTATTGATCCCGGTTGCCCTCATTACATATAGTATTCTGCCAGAACTTGTGCTTTGAACATATCTTTGAGTGGTATTAGTTTGACTTTTCACTTGTTTTTTTAATTTCTTAAGGAAAGACTCTGCTTCAATATTATCTGGTATAATTTTTTGTATTTTCACTATATTTGCTTCAGAGTTATTATAATTTAATTTCATGTGTTTTACAGCACGGATGTCATTACTGACTGTAGCAATATTCTCCTCTTCATTAAGGTCATATCTACCTGTACTCTTTTGGATTAAGCTTTCTTGAGCCGTTTCAATAGTTTTATATATCTCATTGGTAAAGAACGATCTTATTGTTAAAGAAAAATATACTGATAATAAAACAAACACAATTATAATTACTAATGTGAATATAATCCATATTTGTGTAGCCAGGGGACGATTTTTTAATTTCTTCATAACAAGTCCTTTCTAACAGGATAGCCTGTATCCATGTCCATAGATGGTCTCTACCTTTAATTTAGGGATTTTTTTTCTAAGTCTCCTGACCAAATCATCAACTACTCTGTCACTTCCAAAATAGTTATCTCCCCATAGGTCGTTAATTATCTGCTCCCTTGTGACTGCTCCACCCTTCTTATTTATTAAAAGTAGTAACAGATCGAATTCCCCTGAGGTCATAGATACTACTTCATCATTAAACTTTACTAATCTTCTCTCTATATCAATAGTATAACCTTCAATAATTATGACTTGCTTAACCTTATCGCTGTTATAAACTCGATTTAACAATTTTTGTACTCTTATAACAAGTTCTCTTGGCATGAATGGCTTTGCGAGATAATCATCACTGCCCATTTCAAGGCCAATAATTCTATCGATATCTTGATCTCTTGCGGATATAAATATAACAGGAACATCTTTATTTTTTTCCTTTATTTCTTTTAGTAGCTGAAATCCATCTATATCAGGAAGCGTAATATCTAACACCCATAAGTCGACGTTGTTATCTATGGCATTTCTTGCGGATTGTCCATTCAGAAAAGTGGTAACCTGTAAGCCCTCATT
This window of the Clostridium estertheticum genome carries:
- a CDS encoding sensor histidine kinase; the encoded protein is MVELHKLLKRQFKKHLGLTEIPDNLKDFITAIDEAYKQNDDDKLMVERSLELSSKELSEMIAELRRTQVELLQREKMASIGQLAAGIAHEINNPLGYINSNINTLNKYINKYLMALSLYKEMTNIPIYNPTEEYANMITKINSFEKQNKFEYINKDIKELMDESTEGLHRIVKIVQGLKDFSRIDFAQDFVDYELNQGVESTLLIANNSIKYTVKLVLQLSDLPVIKALGGEINQVILNIIINAVHAINSTGKHGTIRIATYENDDSVVLEVEDSGIGIPEESLLKIFDPFYTTKKVGEGTGLGLSIAYDIIVNKHKGKIDVRSEIGKGTTFILQIPKVRD
- a CDS encoding FIST signal transduction protein; translation: MKLEQIKWKTPDDFQIYKKNDEFKVAHLVMIFGSRELISNDNFIDSIKQRYPLAYLIGCSTSGEIYDTEVVDDTLISTAISFESTSIECATEMLNNVEDSYEVGCRLAKKLKKEKLTHVFVISEGLNINGSEFIKGMKAMLPSDISITGGLAGDGILFEKTKVIANCYAKENMISVIGFYGDNIRIGYGSMGGWDSFGPERLITKSKNNILYEMDGKSALELYKTYLGDYAKDLPASALLFPLSIRSKDSNEGVVRSTFGAKYEDNGLMFVGDVPQGYYAKLMKANFDRLVNGAMEAAELSRHSMEDSPQLAILISCVGRKMVLKQRIEEEIEVVRDILGEDCMFTGFYSYGEISPYTQIFHKDGENVYKLGKGCEFHNQTMTITTITEV
- a CDS encoding response regulator — translated: MNKTKVLFVDDELHILNSIKRSIIDEEIEPLLAMSGEIALKYFEENAISVIVTDMKMPNMSGLELLKRVKEISPNTIRIVLSGYTQLPQILATVNSVGVFRYVTKPWDDDAELLPALRDAISYYNIITESKVLKDKLEMKNKLYEKSLELNKNLVNQMSQTVSNIKNVSKFIMKVESTYLEELKENYNEIEKITYYNKLIGDLYINYLNKSLVDKERFNLKRFKVDLNMLVLANALINVDNEDFTYILDYKLIKFIVIESINFLINSFKLDNLVISIKSSPKFAIIITHTSFDFYNNYIENVGMKLFYSIIEKMLLTINGEVNFYPEACNIMSIGFANKD
- a CDS encoding HDOD domain-containing protein, producing MPYLVLFVDDDKSILKSIRRELMDTDFDSFFVESGEEALDFLKDNKVDIIVSDMMMPNMDGTELLKNVKRLYPHIVKVVLSGYADQKMIFKLINSNLAKAFINKPWKENELEDTIHDIIKINDKLNNANLKEIINSSNKLPDLTSVYNKISNLIEDETSEVDDIIKLINTDQVIASKILRVVNSAFYGVKTGSIKAAVLNLGLVNLKSIIITSQVFDLKDGFYENLLWKHSSLTNILTIKLYEHIYKNRIPDIYATAGLLHDIGKVVLLKIFDRQYNKVISMKEDNSEIILSAIEKSTFDFNHEEIGSILLNYWELPASIVEVALNHHTPEESSKQFKEIVCLVHLADYYSWKYLNTKFVTQVKEEAFDYLGVTESDINDFFKNKTFEV
- a CDS encoding HAMP domain-containing sensor histidine kinase, with product MKKLKNRPLATQIWIIFTLVIIIVFVLLSVYFSLTIRSFFTNEIYKTIETAQESLIQKSTGRYDLNEEENIATVSNDIRAVKHMKLNYNNSEANIVKIQKIIPDNIEAESFLKKLKKQVKSQTNTTQRYVQSTSSGRILYVMRATGINKKGNFEISYMWDTYRNSLYTSLIGRLFSVMIIALIICLIGAKYMAQKLVLPLRELQGKVKKIGIRQWHESIDIDRNDEIGELSKSIEDMRKELVKQDEYEQMMLQKTSHELKTPLMVIRSYAHAVEDGIYPKGDLKSTMKVIDSETQKMQKRVNGLLYLTKIKYMSKYKNEFKKINIKDLAEGIIESFAYNKKGIKFEIEIENIKVTGDEEQWTVVFENIIENGLRYAKNLIRINIYEDDKQQYISIYNDGEKIPDDRLENIFWAFNKGNEGNFGLGLDIVKRIVGMYNGSIKAQNEDSGVSFIVIITK
- a CDS encoding response regulator transcription factor, which encodes MSYKIYLVEDEENLNDILKSYLQNEGLQVTTFLNGQSARNAIDNNVDLWVLDITLPDIDGFQLLKEIKEKNKDVPVIFISARDQDIDRIIGLEMGSDDYLAKPFMPRELVIRVQKLLNRVYNSDKVKQVIIIEGYTIDIERRLVKFNDEVVSMTSGEFDLLLLLINKKGGAVTREQIINDLWGDNYFGSDRVVDDLVRRLRKKIPKLKVETIYGHGYRLSC